The Lysobacter sp. genome includes a window with the following:
- a CDS encoding ankyrin repeat domain-containing protein, which produces MSFSRWAIALLIIATLSGCAAPLSASDDSRRSEHGAERRFEGKGLELAIAAEHGQTDTIRRLMRDEKVDPDTIFARDEGLPLIAWPVYTRNPEGLKAMLDNGADPDARRPEYVDKQYKDGSGGRYFSYENAMVYAAQEEDPIYLRLLLDHGGDPNTRNGNDEPLTYIAFIKQNQWQNVKLLIERGADIHGASWSGRPIDWYSGRGGFEQTYWLLQHGADPTKITRGADSKHSYTPVIADIYWHPGSPATTEWQRRCQHWLRDKGIARPPMPEHLRDMRKAFKFPYEEKDVPLL; this is translated from the coding sequence CTGTCGTTCTCCCGTTGGGCGATCGCCCTGCTGATCATCGCGACCCTGAGCGGGTGCGCAGCGCCGCTATCGGCTTCGGACGACAGCCGTCGCTCCGAGCACGGCGCGGAACGGAGGTTCGAAGGCAAAGGCCTGGAACTGGCGATCGCGGCCGAGCACGGACAGACCGACACCATCCGCCGACTGATGCGCGACGAGAAGGTCGACCCCGACACGATCTTCGCCAGGGACGAAGGCCTGCCGCTGATCGCATGGCCGGTATACACGCGCAATCCCGAAGGGCTGAAAGCGATGCTGGACAACGGCGCCGACCCCGATGCGCGCCGCCCGGAATACGTCGACAAGCAGTACAAGGACGGCAGCGGTGGCCGCTACTTCAGCTACGAAAACGCGATGGTCTACGCGGCGCAGGAAGAGGATCCGATCTACCTGCGACTGTTGCTCGATCATGGCGGCGACCCGAACACCCGCAACGGCAACGATGAACCGCTGACGTATATCGCCTTCATCAAACAGAACCAGTGGCAGAACGTGAAGCTTCTGATCGAACGCGGCGCGGACATCCACGGCGCGTCGTGGTCGGGACGGCCGATCGACTGGTACAGCGGTCGCGGTGGTTTCGAGCAGACCTACTGGCTGCTGCAGCACGGTGCGGATCCCACGAAGATCACCCGTGGCGCCGATTCGAAGCACAGCTACACGCCGGTCATCGCCGACATCTACTGGCATCCGGGCAGCCCCGCCACCACGGAATGGCAGCGTCGTTGCCAGCACTGGCTCCGCGACAAGGGCATCGCGCGTCCACCCATGCCCGAACATCTGCGGGACATGCGCAAGGCGTTCAAATTCCCGTACGAAGAGAAAGACGTCCCGCTGCTTTGA
- a CDS encoding helix-turn-helix transcriptional regulator, with amino-acid sequence MTAFGPWSTTLAIGATFGLAVALLLASTRSNAAANRLLALLLLVFVLKLMPYVLGFAGYYDAYPWLSFAPFELGLAIGPLLYLHVRRLTSGGLPTGWYRHLLPGALQFAYRAVMFMQPQDIKDAWNDSIHRDWIDPSETFLDLLSFAIYLWLALRAYRTYQRWLDAHLSNREEFRIVWLRNVLVTFALAWPIWALYEAFSYATGFNYYQRFPLYVCFTLLVFYLGLEGWRHAGTAYPQPSAETEPAEAPRFAAPRIEPSSRDWTVQGAEWLARTEAAGWWRDPALSLERLARHLGTNTAYLSRALNEGLGVSFNEAINRLRVDEVCRRLASDAADGDLLDIAFTAGFSSKTSFNRSFKAQTGKTPSRFRESAGAARTEG; translated from the coding sequence ATGACCGCCTTCGGCCCCTGGAGCACCACCCTCGCCATCGGCGCGACCTTCGGCCTTGCGGTCGCGCTGCTGCTCGCGTCCACCCGCAGCAACGCTGCGGCCAATCGGTTGCTGGCCCTGCTGTTGCTGGTGTTCGTGCTGAAGCTGATGCCGTACGTGCTCGGTTTCGCCGGCTATTACGACGCCTATCCGTGGCTGTCGTTCGCGCCGTTCGAACTGGGGTTGGCGATCGGTCCGTTGCTGTATCTGCATGTGCGTCGGCTGACCTCCGGCGGGCTGCCGACGGGCTGGTACCGGCATCTGCTGCCCGGGGCGCTGCAGTTCGCGTATCGCGCCGTCATGTTCATGCAGCCGCAGGACATCAAGGATGCCTGGAACGACAGCATCCATCGCGACTGGATCGATCCGTCGGAAACGTTCCTCGACCTGCTCTCGTTCGCGATCTATCTGTGGTTGGCGTTGCGTGCCTACCGTACGTACCAGCGCTGGCTCGACGCGCATCTGAGCAACCGCGAGGAATTCCGCATCGTGTGGCTGCGCAATGTCCTGGTCACGTTCGCGCTGGCATGGCCGATCTGGGCGCTGTACGAAGCATTCAGTTACGCCACCGGCTTCAACTACTACCAGCGCTTCCCGCTGTACGTCTGCTTCACGCTGCTGGTGTTCTATCTGGGCCTGGAAGGCTGGCGCCATGCCGGCACCGCATATCCGCAGCCATCCGCCGAAACGGAGCCGGCGGAAGCGCCACGCTTCGCGGCACCGCGCATCGAGCCGTCGAGCCGCGACTGGACCGTGCAGGGTGCAGAATGGCTGGCGCGCACCGAAGCCGCCGGCTGGTGGCGCGACCCGGCGTTGAGCCTCGAACGCCTTGCCCGGCATCTCGGCACCAACACCGCCTACCTCTCGCGCGCACTCAACGAAGGTCTTGGTGTCAGCTTCAACGAAGCGATCAACCGGCTGCGTGTGGACGAGGTCTGTCGTCGTCTGGCATCGGATGCCGCCGATGGCGATCTGCTCGACATCGCCTTCACCGCAGGCTTCAGTTCAAAGACCAGCTTCAACCGCAGCTTCAAGGCGCAAACCGGAAAAACGCCGTCCCGATTCCGCGAATCGGCCGGCGCGGCACGTACCGAAGGATAA
- a CDS encoding phospholipase, translating into MTEPTQDAVRAEREIQDRLLSGLRGAGKGGEADKLAQGYHAQRMAGLAEDVYESARGEGKPPAGWTRASEHPEQLRALAPQLTDKQIADMLHPDKSGYRAEVYLPDKSVLGPDAKPVLVFKGSTGAIVDPAAPGGRRESASEDFLANNIPQGLGLKTDYYDRAMDAARLLQRQPDFKFEIAGHSLAGGMASAASAVTGVEATTFNAAGLHPNTAQRYAQENGLTVYNPRDTVKAYQVGGEMLTDGQAGIQQMNAARRVQAGMLANDVATLMETPGAKQMVQGKIDDLLPPHARRAANDTIDYLATHSGNQALRNLPTAAGEIQPLLAPKTRDEQGHLVHRPNELALSELAAYAGPLTNVLSATAMSARAGRAVGEVVQAQGQVAEKGLHLVGQGLNTTARIQGETGALMTNTVGVLGSTTVRGGGEVTAQVRLQAGNVEAGIDHLQGKTQQTATSWTASAMRFGAKILPDGAEKWVGQQAQGIESYGNEAMRRNQQEAQQARTAAQGDATAIRHGTQGVATNIDHSAAALANAQRQLGQQTGAVLQQGADAAGHGIRSVADKAPAAGMVVGGAVGGLTSTVATHLPVNPHNTANLYETITVLQRGQAVAGEAVFRHGMAASVIPSLDAVVEKQERAAKQSLAPAHPNHPIAPDGMAPSTPTPIPQRTGMLLDHPAHPSNAMFNDARQGVHAIDQRFNRTPDDSSDRLAGTLTAEAHNAGLSQIRRVDMSPDNTRVFAMDTADPNAAHQRVAFTEVTRGMQQSLVASTQQVDRVNDRAAEQAAQQPALQQPEQESPARAAKVS; encoded by the coding sequence GTGACCGAGCCCACTCAGGATGCCGTACGCGCCGAGCGCGAAATTCAGGACCGTTTGCTCTCCGGGCTGCGTGGCGCCGGCAAGGGTGGCGAGGCGGACAAGCTTGCGCAGGGGTATCACGCGCAGCGCATGGCCGGCCTGGCGGAGGACGTGTACGAATCCGCGCGCGGCGAAGGCAAGCCCCCGGCGGGCTGGACCCGCGCCAGCGAACACCCCGAGCAACTGCGCGCACTGGCGCCGCAGCTGACCGACAAGCAGATCGCCGACATGCTGCATCCGGACAAGTCCGGCTATCGCGCCGAAGTCTATCTCCCCGACAAATCCGTGCTCGGGCCCGATGCCAAACCGGTGCTGGTCTTCAAGGGTTCCACCGGCGCGATCGTGGACCCGGCCGCACCGGGCGGTCGCCGCGAAAGCGCCTCGGAAGATTTCCTCGCCAACAACATCCCGCAGGGATTGGGGCTGAAGACCGATTACTACGATCGCGCCATGGATGCCGCACGGCTGCTGCAGCGCCAACCGGATTTCAAATTCGAGATCGCCGGTCACTCGCTGGCCGGCGGCATGGCCTCTGCGGCGTCGGCGGTGACCGGTGTCGAAGCCACCACGTTCAACGCCGCCGGGCTGCATCCGAACACCGCGCAGCGCTATGCCCAGGAGAACGGGCTGACCGTCTACAACCCGCGCGACACGGTGAAGGCGTACCAGGTCGGCGGCGAAATGCTCACCGACGGACAGGCCGGCATCCAGCAGATGAACGCCGCGCGTCGCGTCCAGGCCGGCATGCTGGCGAACGATGTCGCCACGCTGATGGAAACCCCCGGTGCCAAACAGATGGTGCAGGGCAAGATCGACGACCTGCTGCCGCCGCACGCGCGCCGCGCCGCGAACGACACCATCGACTATCTCGCCACGCATTCGGGCAATCAGGCGCTGCGCAACCTGCCGACCGCAGCGGGCGAGATCCAGCCGCTGCTCGCGCCGAAGACCCGCGATGAACAGGGGCATCTGGTCCATCGTCCGAACGAACTCGCACTGAGCGAACTGGCGGCCTACGCCGGCCCGTTGACCAATGTGCTCAGCGCCACCGCGATGAGCGCGCGCGCCGGCCGCGCGGTCGGCGAAGTGGTGCAGGCGCAGGGCCAGGTCGCCGAAAAAGGCCTGCACCTGGTGGGACAGGGCCTGAACACCACGGCGCGCATCCAGGGAGAAACCGGTGCATTGATGACGAACACCGTCGGTGTCCTCGGCAGCACCACCGTGCGCGGCGGTGGCGAAGTCACCGCGCAGGTGCGCCTGCAGGCCGGCAATGTCGAGGCCGGCATCGATCATCTGCAAGGCAAGACCCAGCAGACGGCGACATCGTGGACCGCCAGCGCGATGCGTTTCGGCGCGAAGATCCTTCCCGACGGCGCCGAGAAATGGGTCGGTCAACAGGCGCAGGGCATCGAGAGCTACGGCAACGAAGCGATGCGCCGCAACCAGCAGGAAGCGCAGCAGGCGCGCACCGCCGCGCAGGGCGACGCGACCGCGATCCGCCACGGCACCCAGGGCGTCGCGACCAACATCGACCACAGCGCAGCCGCGTTGGCCAATGCACAGCGTCAGCTCGGTCAGCAGACCGGCGCGGTGCTGCAGCAGGGCGCGGATGCGGCCGGACACGGGATCCGTTCGGTCGCCGACAAGGCGCCTGCCGCCGGCATGGTCGTCGGCGGTGCCGTCGGTGGCCTGACCTCCACCGTCGCCACGCACTTGCCGGTGAATCCGCACAACACGGCCAACCTGTACGAGACCATCACGGTGCTGCAGCGCGGCCAGGCGGTCGCGGGCGAAGCTGTGTTCCGTCATGGCATGGCGGCTTCGGTCATTCCCAGTCTGGATGCGGTGGTGGAGAAGCAGGAACGCGCAGCGAAGCAATCGCTCGCGCCCGCGCATCCGAATCATCCGATCGCGCCGGATGGCATGGCCCCCTCGACGCCGACGCCCATCCCGCAGCGCACCGGCATGCTGCTCGATCATCCCGCGCATCCCAGCAACGCCATGTTCAATGACGCCCGGCAAGGCGTGCACGCCATCGATCAGCGTTTCAACCGCACCCCGGACGACAGCAGCGACCGACTCGCCGGCACGCTCACCGCCGAAGCGCACAACGCAGGGTTGTCGCAGATCCGTCGCGTCGATATGAGTCCGGACAACACCCGCGTCTTCGCGATGGATACCGCCGATCCGAATGCGGCGCATCAGCGTGTCGCGTTCACGGAGGTCACGCGCGGCATGCAGCAATCGCTGGTGGCCAGCACCCAGCAGGTCGACCGCGTCAACGATCGCGCCGCAGAACAGGCGGCGCAGCAGCCGGCGTTGCAACAGCCCGAGCAGGAAAGTCCGGCGCGCGCCGCGAAAGTCTCCTGA
- a CDS encoding polysaccharide deacetylase family protein, translating into MRRLLIASLYLFAALVQAAEPDRRIAVTIDDLPWQRMATTSPDALRMRHAALLEQLRIGGVPVTGFVNEDKLERDGAVQPERVAMLDAWLDAGYLLGNHTYGHVDLHAVGIPAFEDAILRGERVLRPMLAKRGQTPQWFRHPYLRAGRTAEDKATIADFLSQHGYRIAPVTVDNGEWVWAFAYARVLDGQADTPERAALLERLRLGYVPYMLNKIDYYEQQSQALLGYALPQTLLLHANELNAEAYAELIAGIKRRGYRFVTLEDAMRDPAYAREDGYHGRYGPSWLHRWAMAEKQPKTFYDGEPIVPKWVLDLAGVDSE; encoded by the coding sequence ATGCGCCGACTGCTCATCGCCAGCTTGTATCTGTTCGCAGCGCTCGTGCAGGCCGCCGAACCCGACCGCCGCATCGCCGTCACCATCGACGATCTGCCGTGGCAGCGCATGGCGACCACGTCGCCCGACGCGCTGCGCATGCGTCACGCCGCACTGCTGGAGCAACTGCGCATCGGCGGCGTGCCGGTGACCGGTTTCGTCAACGAGGACAAACTCGAACGCGACGGCGCGGTGCAGCCGGAACGCGTGGCGATGCTCGACGCCTGGCTCGACGCCGGGTATCTGCTGGGCAACCACACCTACGGCCACGTCGATCTGCACGCCGTCGGGATCCCCGCGTTCGAGGACGCGATCCTGCGCGGCGAACGCGTGCTGCGGCCGATGCTGGCGAAGCGTGGGCAAACGCCGCAGTGGTTCCGGCATCCGTATCTGCGTGCAGGCCGCACCGCCGAGGACAAGGCGACCATCGCGGATTTTCTTTCGCAGCACGGTTATCGCATCGCGCCGGTGACGGTCGACAACGGCGAGTGGGTCTGGGCCTTCGCCTACGCGCGCGTACTCGACGGGCAGGCGGACACGCCCGAGCGCGCAGCGCTGCTCGAACGCCTGCGCCTGGGCTACGTACCTTACATGCTCAACAAGATCGACTATTACGAACAGCAATCGCAGGCGCTGCTGGGGTATGCGCTGCCGCAGACGCTGCTGCTGCACGCCAACGAACTCAACGCCGAGGCGTATGCGGAACTGATCGCCGGCATCAAGCGCCGCGGCTACCGTTTCGTGACCCTGGAAGATGCGATGCGCGATCCCGCCTATGCCCGCGAAGACGGCTATCACGGGCGCTACGGCCCCAGCTGGTTGCACCGCTGGGCGATGGCGGAGAAACAGCCGAAAACATTCTACGACGGAGAACCCATCGTGCCGAAGTGGGTGTTGGATCTTGCGGGCGTGGATTCGGAATGA
- a CDS encoding DUF3372 domain-containing protein: MLVFFLTLLLAACDLPLSDGGTLTGAAKTTALDDFAGTANNSGATSGICDASTASTILTPVPNPPRDGAPIDVRIHYNRPDGNYGDWGLHLWQVNDAGQYIADYPGVSWNAPLVRAGIDSYGAYFDLQATQFAHPAAAGFGFIVHPPGQGGDPGVDRTLKFTDGGEFWLRSGDASVYRSNPLGSTPDIDTVRVHYKRFDSAYDQWGLHLWPSSGIDPSRLAGLALEQWGNPVPLASMPGYATGSSEIVFDLPVLNPQGDANRSAVEFIIHGLPSNPNGGVNNKDGWNDNIRVSYAALSISNRVGQVWLVQGTPTVFTAPPNTRRVSTTDARAAWLTRNLLKWPLADDFGTFKLYHSANGQILAPRGQPVTGADGALTLQIGGSVPADAAERFKYLDAGVVLAVNAADEARLGDVLKQQLVLVQEDADGKVLGATTPQLAGALDDRYAAAEAVDDLGVSFDRNRAAFKLWAPTARKVTLCTYGAQGVAHSEDAMSFDAATGVWRFDPRNHGRHGDDDDDDDDDRPRGLYYRYAVEVFVRGVGVVRNLVTDPYSISLNANSQRSYIADLDSPWLMPPGWRHASSPDAVRAQEDMSIYELHVRDFSANDNTVSARNRGKYLAFTEANSNGMRHLRGLARAGVTDVHLLPVFDFASTPEQGCITPTIPNAAPDSEAQQAAAGAARADDCFNWGYDPWHFTAPEGSFASNADDGAARIREFRAMVMALNSSGLRVGMDVVYNHTSASGQNDKSVLDRIVPGYYQRLNVAGDIERSTCCENTATENRMMAKLMIDSVKTWATQYRIDSFRFDLMGHQPRAVMERLRDEVSVAAGHPVQLIGEGWNFGEVANGARFVQASQLSLNGSGIGTFSDRARDHVRGGSGFDSGNALRSNQGYINGMHYDDNGSGGNKSRNDLMWSGDVIKVGLAGSIRDYVMTTHWDASLRLDQIDYGGQPAGYVVDPQEVVNYVENHDNWTLFDNNAFKLPTATSREDRARVQILGAAINSFSQGVSYFHAGVDTLRSKSLDRNSYDSGDWFNRIDWSYSDNGFAAGLPPQGDNGGNWSVMGPLLANAEIKPTDTEIRWTRDAFRDLMKIRASSRLFRLRTAAEIKQRLAFRNTGSGQVATVLTAHLDGNGYHGAGFREVLYFVNVDKVPQSLTIAEEAGKRYRLHPVHLAHDAADRRAAQATYDSVSGRFSVPPRTAVVFVMR; this comes from the coding sequence ATGCTCGTTTTCTTCCTGACCCTGTTGCTCGCGGCCTGCGATCTGCCGCTGAGCGATGGCGGCACGCTGACCGGCGCGGCCAAAACCACCGCGCTCGACGATTTCGCCGGCACCGCAAACAACAGCGGTGCGACCAGCGGCATCTGCGACGCGAGCACCGCGAGTACGATCCTCACGCCGGTGCCGAATCCGCCGCGCGACGGCGCGCCGATCGACGTGCGCATCCACTACAACCGGCCGGACGGCAACTACGGCGACTGGGGTCTGCATCTGTGGCAGGTCAACGACGCCGGCCAGTACATCGCCGATTATCCGGGCGTGTCGTGGAATGCGCCGCTGGTGCGCGCGGGCATCGACAGCTATGGCGCGTATTTCGATCTGCAGGCCACCCAGTTCGCCCACCCGGCGGCTGCGGGTTTCGGTTTCATCGTGCATCCACCGGGACAGGGCGGCGATCCCGGCGTCGACCGCACGCTGAAATTCACCGACGGCGGCGAGTTCTGGCTGCGCTCCGGCGATGCCAGCGTGTATCGCAGCAATCCGCTGGGCAGCACGCCGGACATCGACACCGTGCGCGTGCACTACAAGCGCTTCGACAGCGCCTACGACCAGTGGGGCCTGCACCTGTGGCCGAGCAGCGGGATCGATCCGTCGCGCCTCGCAGGACTGGCGCTCGAGCAGTGGGGCAATCCGGTGCCGCTGGCGTCGATGCCGGGCTACGCGACCGGCAGCAGCGAGATCGTGTTCGATCTGCCGGTGCTCAATCCGCAGGGCGACGCCAACCGCAGCGCGGTCGAATTCATCATCCACGGCCTGCCGTCGAATCCGAACGGCGGCGTCAACAACAAGGACGGCTGGAACGACAACATCCGCGTGAGTTACGCGGCGCTGTCGATCAGCAACCGCGTCGGCCAGGTCTGGCTGGTACAGGGCACGCCGACGGTGTTCACCGCGCCGCCGAACACCCGCCGTGTTTCCACCACCGATGCGCGCGCGGCATGGCTCACCCGTAATCTGCTGAAGTGGCCGCTGGCCGACGATTTCGGCACGTTCAAGCTGTATCACTCCGCGAACGGACAGATCCTCGCGCCGCGCGGACAGCCGGTAACCGGCGCCGATGGTGCACTGACGCTGCAGATCGGCGGCAGCGTGCCGGCGGATGCGGCGGAACGCTTCAAATATCTCGACGCCGGCGTGGTGCTGGCGGTGAACGCCGCGGACGAAGCGCGACTGGGCGATGTGCTGAAGCAGCAGCTCGTGCTGGTGCAGGAAGACGCCGACGGCAAGGTGCTGGGCGCGACCACGCCGCAGCTGGCCGGCGCGCTGGACGACCGCTATGCCGCTGCCGAAGCGGTGGACGATCTCGGCGTATCGTTCGACCGCAACCGTGCGGCGTTCAAGCTCTGGGCGCCGACCGCACGCAAGGTCACGCTCTGCACCTACGGCGCGCAGGGCGTGGCGCACAGCGAAGACGCGATGAGCTTCGACGCCGCCACCGGTGTCTGGCGCTTCGATCCGCGCAACCACGGCCGTCATGGCGATGACGACGACGACGATGACGACGACAGGCCGCGCGGCCTCTACTACAGATACGCGGTGGAAGTGTTCGTGCGCGGCGTCGGCGTGGTCCGCAATCTGGTCACCGATCCGTACTCGATCAGCCTCAACGCGAACTCGCAGCGCAGCTACATCGCCGATCTGGATTCGCCATGGCTGATGCCGCCGGGCTGGCGCCACGCCTCGTCGCCGGATGCGGTCCGCGCGCAGGAGGACATGTCGATCTACGAACTGCACGTGCGCGATTTCTCCGCCAACGACAACACGGTCAGCGCGCGCAATCGCGGCAAGTATCTCGCGTTCACCGAAGCGAACTCCAACGGCATGCGCCACCTGCGCGGGCTCGCGCGCGCGGGCGTGACCGATGTGCACCTGCTGCCGGTGTTCGATTTCGCCAGCACGCCGGAGCAAGGCTGCATCACGCCGACGATCCCGAATGCCGCGCCGGACTCCGAAGCGCAGCAGGCCGCAGCCGGCGCCGCGCGCGCCGACGACTGCTTCAACTGGGGCTACGATCCGTGGCACTTCACCGCGCCGGAAGGCAGCTTCGCCAGCAACGCCGACGACGGCGCCGCGCGCATCCGCGAATTCCGCGCAATGGTGATGGCGCTGAATTCGTCGGGCCTGCGCGTGGGCATGGACGTGGTCTACAACCACACCAGCGCGTCGGGGCAGAACGACAAATCGGTCCTCGACCGCATCGTGCCCGGCTACTACCAGCGCCTCAACGTCGCGGGCGACATCGAGCGCTCGACCTGCTGCGAGAACACCGCGACCGAAAACCGGATGATGGCCAAGTTGATGATCGATTCGGTCAAGACCTGGGCCACGCAGTACCGCATCGATTCGTTCCGCTTCGACCTGATGGGCCATCAGCCGCGCGCGGTGATGGAACGGCTGCGCGATGAAGTCTCCGTCGCCGCAGGCCATCCGGTGCAGTTGATCGGCGAAGGCTGGAACTTCGGCGAGGTCGCCAACGGCGCGCGCTTCGTGCAGGCCTCGCAGCTGTCGCTCAACGGCAGCGGCATCGGCACCTTCAGCGACCGCGCCCGCGACCATGTCCGTGGCGGCTCGGGTTTCGACAGCGGCAATGCGCTGCGCAGCAACCAGGGCTACATCAACGGCATGCATTACGACGACAACGGCAGCGGCGGCAACAAGAGCCGCAACGACCTGATGTGGTCGGGCGACGTGATCAAGGTCGGCCTGGCGGGTTCGATCCGCGATTACGTGATGACCACGCACTGGGATGCTTCGCTGCGCCTCGACCAGATCGACTACGGCGGCCAGCCGGCCGGCTACGTCGTCGATCCGCAGGAAGTGGTGAACTACGTCGAGAACCACGACAACTGGACGCTGTTCGACAACAACGCGTTCAAGCTGCCCACCGCCACCAGCCGCGAGGACCGCGCGCGAGTGCAGATCCTCGGCGCCGCGATCAACAGTTTCAGCCAGGGCGTGTCGTACTTCCATGCCGGCGTGGACACGCTGCGCAGCAAGTCGCTGGACCGCAACAGCTACGACAGCGGCGACTGGTTCAACCGCATCGATTGGAGCTACAGCGACAACGGCTTCGCCGCCGGTCTGCCGCCGCAGGGCGACAACGGCGGCAACTGGTCGGTGATGGGTCCGCTGCTGGCGAACGCGGAGATCAAGCCGACCGACACCGAGATCCGCTGGACCCGCGACGCGTTCCGCGACCTGATGAAGATCCGCGCCAGTTCGCGCCTGTTCCGCCTGCGCACCGCCGCCGAGATCAAACAGCGTCTGGCGTTCCGCAACACCGGCAGCGGCCAGGTCGCGACGGTGTTGACGGCGCATCTCGACGGCAATGGCTATCACGGCGCCGGCTTCCGCGAAGTGCTGTACTTCGTCAACGTCGACAAGGTGCCGCAATCGCTGACGATCGCCGAGGAGGCCGGCAAGCGCTATCGCCTGCATCCGGTGCATCTCGCCCACGACGCCGCCGATCGTCGCGCCGCGCAGGCGACCTACGACAGCGTCAGCGGTCGCTTCAGTGTTCCTCCGCGCACGGCGGTGGTGTTCGTGATGAGGTAA